The nucleotide window TTCAGTTCGGAAGCTGCTTTACGGATATTGTTGATCCGTGTCACGTGATCTTCCAGTTCGCCATGAGCCATGTTCAGACGGGCAACGGTCATACCTTCCTGAATCATTACTTTCAACAATTCGATTGAGTCACAAGCAGGTCCCATGGTACAAATAATTTTTGTTTTTAACATGCTAATTTCCTCCTCATATTTTAAGCTTATATGTGTATTGTAGCGTTTTCTGTCGAAACAGGGTATGAACTATAGTACAATGATTAGAGTATAGTCCACTAATGAGGTGTGTTATGGTCACTCCACTTGAAGTACGACACATTAATGGTGTTGGTTGGTACGAAGAAGCTGTGCAATCTCAAGAGACTTGGCGGCTTAGTTTGGTTACTTATGGAAAATGTGTATATTGGGTGAACGGTGATAAACAGATCATGGAAAAGGGTGAATTGCTACTCATTCCAGGTGGTGTACCGTATTACGGCAAGAGTATTCCTACGGTAACGCACACACAGATTGTGATTCAACTGCAACGTGATCATACGGAAGGTCTTCCTGCACTTGAACGGTATGAGGCTTTGCGTCATAAACCTGGTTGTTATGAACTGATTCATCAACGCATGAGCGCTATTTATCAACAATGGCAGGAGCGTCCGTCTTATTATGTCATGATGAGCCAAGCCTTATTGATGGAAGTGTTGATTTATATGAACAGGGAGCTGGATCGGGGAGTTATTCCTCCGGAGAGACATGTTCATGTGGAACGGATGAAGCGATACATTGAGCGGCATTATCGGGAGAGAGTGACGAAGGAAGAACTCGGAGACGAGATTAACAAGACGCCCAATTATGCTGCAGCATTATTCAAAAGCATGACAAATCAGACCATCAGTCAGTATGTCCATGATCAACGGATGAAAAGAGCCATATATCTGCTCACTGAGTCACAACTTTCAATTCAGGAAATTGCCGAATTTCTCGGCTACCGGGACCTGTCTTATTTTTACCGCATATTCAAGCGTATAACGGGAAGTCCACCATCCGATCTGCTCCATGAGCGCCCACCTATAGCATGAAACGCGTAGTCCAACCCAAATAAGTTCTTCTATATAATAGGTTCAATTAAATGAGTACAAAAAAAGAGGGCCTAGGCCCTCTTTTACTTTTATGGCAGGATCATCATCCTACCTCTTACAATATATATGTGCCACTATACATGACTGCTTGGATTAGAAGCTGTGAGTGGTTGCTTGCCTTTTTTTCGTGCCTGCCCAAGACGAACGGCAAAGACATGTACAGTCCAATACGCGGCCTCTGCAAACAAAATGCCTCCGGCGATGTCCAGCAAGGAATGCTGTTTTACAAATACCGTCGAAGCAATAATCAACCACAACCATACCGACCAGGAGATCCGGGCTAATGGCTTAAAGTTCAAGTGTCTGTTGATGATAATAAATAACAAGTAGCTGGTCAGGACGTGAACACTCGGGAAACAGTTGAAGGGCGCATCATTCGTATAGATAAACTGAACTAACACGCTGCTCAGATCGGTTCCGCCGACCTCCGGGCGGGGTACATGGGTAGGGAACACCGCAAAACAGACATTGGCTGCCATGACACCAACATTATAGGTGATCAGCGTACGCCAGAATAGCGACTTGTTCGTCAGACCCAAATAGAGAAATCCTAGATACAGAATGGGCATCCAGCTGATGTATGGATAAATAAATTCTTTGAGAAAAGGAATCTGTGTATCAATCCAGGCATAATTGTAGAATACATCACTTCCGGTGTTGCTGCCTAGAAATACGTAAATGGAGCCTTGGAGCGGTATGCACAGAATAGCCAGTAAATGCCCCCAGCGCTGAAAGAATGCTTTCATAGTATCCCCCTGATTTCATTATGCATTGTGAAACTATCGTTATGTGTACTTCATAGATATATGACGTTGGAGAGTCGCCGCACCCCTGCAGCATTGGACTCTTGTAATACTATAATGGACAGATCAAGGTATAAGCCATACCTGATTTTAGGGGAAAAGCAGTCAGGATAAGTCTCTTTTTTGTTACTTTTATAGTTTTATCCATATTAGGGATATTCAATATACGGATGATGTGATACAACTATATTGGCATATAAGTTCATATGACAACGAAAAAAAGTAAATGAAACGAGGTAGGCAAATGTATGATTAATCCGCAATCCAAGCCAAAACATTCCTTTTCCGAGCGCAAACCTGTGCTCACCGTCGTGATTATTGAGCTACTTCTCTTGTTAGCCGTATTTGCAGCAGGGGCCATTGCGACGATAAAGCAACTGGACTACACTTCCCCTGTACTCATCTCTTTTACACCCATAGCCATTGTGCTGATAATCTATTTGACGTTAAGACGCAAGTGGGGAGAGACTGGATTCCGTAACTTGCGAAGTATTCCGGCTGGCCACGCAAAGTATTATATTCCACTACTCCTTGTACTGGGTACACTTGCTCTGAAAGGATTTGGCGAACTGAGCTTGTCCCGGGTAGCCTTTTTCATCTTTTTCACCTTGCTCGTGGCGTTTGTTGAGGAAACGATCTATCGTGGGCTAATTTTCAAGACCTTGCTTCAAAAGAGTGCAGTGGCCGCAGTCGTGACTTCCAGCATCTTGTTTTCAATTACACATCTCCTGAATGCATTGTCTGGTCAAAATCTGACAGATACGATCATGCAATTGGTCTATGCGCTGCTTCTGGGAGCGGCACTCGCGTTATTGATGCTGAAGAACGGAAATATTGTACCGCTTATTTTGTTTCATTTCATACATAATCTGATTCAATTTCTCGGGAATGACCTAGAGGACACAGGAACACTTCCCTACGATCTGTTTATACTGGGGGTAATGATCGCATACTGCGCATGGTTAGTTTGGAGCCATCGAACGAATTCACCCATTCCTTCCAAAGAAAGTGAGCAGGCCAATACGGTTG belongs to Paenibacillus sp. FSL H8-0079 and includes:
- a CDS encoding CPBP family intramembrane glutamic endopeptidase — protein: MINPQSKPKHSFSERKPVLTVVIIELLLLLAVFAAGAIATIKQLDYTSPVLISFTPIAIVLIIYLTLRRKWGETGFRNLRSIPAGHAKYYIPLLLVLGTLALKGFGELSLSRVAFFIFFTLLVAFVEETIYRGLIFKTLLQKSAVAAVVTSSILFSITHLLNALSGQNLTDTIMQLVYALLLGAALALLMLKNGNIVPLILFHFIHNLIQFLGNDLEDTGTLPYDLFILGVMIAYCAWLVWSHRTNSPIPSKESEQANTVVH
- a CDS encoding AraC family transcriptional regulator, giving the protein MVTPLEVRHINGVGWYEEAVQSQETWRLSLVTYGKCVYWVNGDKQIMEKGELLLIPGGVPYYGKSIPTVTHTQIVIQLQRDHTEGLPALERYEALRHKPGCYELIHQRMSAIYQQWQERPSYYVMMSQALLMEVLIYMNRELDRGVIPPERHVHVERMKRYIERHYRERVTKEELGDEINKTPNYAAALFKSMTNQTISQYVHDQRMKRAIYLLTESQLSIQEIAEFLGYRDLSYFYRIFKRITGSPPSDLLHERPPIA
- a CDS encoding phosphatase PAP2 family protein codes for the protein MKAFFQRWGHLLAILCIPLQGSIYVFLGSNTGSDVFYNYAWIDTQIPFLKEFIYPYISWMPILYLGFLYLGLTNKSLFWRTLITYNVGVMAANVCFAVFPTHVPRPEVGGTDLSSVLVQFIYTNDAPFNCFPSVHVLTSYLLFIIINRHLNFKPLARISWSVWLWLIIASTVFVKQHSLLDIAGGILFAEAAYWTVHVFAVRLGQARKKGKQPLTASNPSSHV